The Mesorhizobium sp. NBSH29 genome has a segment encoding these proteins:
- a CDS encoding metal ABC transporter permease, which produces MMITLETLLLPFQFPFMQNAFWIVLLIAPPTALLSCFLVLKGWALMGDAVSHAVLPGIVLAWILNIPLIIGAFVAGMGCALLTGYLSHNSRVKQDTVMGVVFSGMFAVGIILYTSITTDQHLDHILFGNMLGVGVEDLWTSGLIALFVTVVLLLKWKDFMLHAFDPAQAQTSGLRTNWLHYGLLAILSLTIVATLTAVGLILAVALLVTPGAIAFLTVRSFGKMMVVAVCACALSMLAGTYLSFFLDSAPAPTIVLILSSLFIAAFLRRMAVTRAASRMVATR; this is translated from the coding sequence ATCATGATAACGCTCGAAACGCTGCTTTTGCCGTTCCAGTTTCCGTTCATGCAAAACGCCTTCTGGATCGTTCTGCTGATCGCACCACCGACCGCGCTGCTCTCCTGTTTTCTGGTTCTCAAAGGCTGGGCGCTGATGGGCGACGCCGTCAGCCACGCGGTGCTACCGGGTATTGTGCTGGCGTGGATTCTCAACATCCCGCTCATCATCGGTGCATTTGTAGCCGGCATGGGGTGCGCGCTGTTGACCGGCTATTTGTCACACAACAGCCGGGTGAAGCAGGACACGGTTATGGGCGTGGTGTTTTCAGGCATGTTTGCCGTTGGCATCATTCTCTACACCTCGATCACTACAGACCAGCATCTCGACCACATCCTGTTTGGAAACATGCTGGGCGTGGGCGTGGAAGACCTTTGGACGTCAGGGCTGATCGCGTTGTTCGTGACCGTAGTGCTGCTGCTGAAATGGAAAGATTTCATGCTGCATGCCTTTGACCCGGCACAGGCGCAAACCTCAGGACTTCGCACCAACTGGCTGCATTATGGCCTTCTCGCCATCCTCTCACTCACTATCGTGGCGACGCTGACTGCGGTCGGGCTCATTCTTGCGGTCGCGCTTTTGGTGACACCCGGCGCCATTGCCTTCCTCACTGTGCGCAGCTTTGGCAAGATGATGGTGGTGGCTGTCTGTGCCTGCGCGCTTTCCATGCTGGCCGGCACCTATCTCAGCTTCTTCCTCGACAGCGCGCCGGCGCCCACCATCGTGCTCATCCTCAGCAGCCTCTTCATCGCCGCATTCCTGCGCCGGATGGCCGTGACACGCGCGGCGTCGAGGATGGTGGCG
- a CDS encoding metal ABC transporter permease — protein MIDLLLQPFDYGYMRNAMWVSALVGGVCAFLSVYLMLKGWSLIGDALSHSVVPGVAGAYMLGLPFALGAFLAGGLAAGSMLFLSGRSGLKIDVIIGIIFTSFFGLGLFMVSINPMAVSIQTIIMGNILAITPEDTLQLAIIGFVSLAVLLAKWKDLMVTFFDENHARSIGLRPDLLKAVFFMLLSASIVAAMMTVGAFLVIALVVTPGATAYLLSDRFQRIILLAVIIGTTTSFVGAYASFFLNGATGGVIVTLQTIIFLLAFLLAPKHGLLASRRKAAAALGEPVHDPAEKAAS, from the coding sequence GTGATCGACCTTCTGCTGCAGCCCTTCGATTATGGTTACATGCGCAATGCCATGTGGGTGTCGGCGTTGGTCGGCGGCGTGTGCGCCTTCCTTTCCGTCTATCTGATGCTGAAAGGCTGGTCGCTGATCGGCGACGCGCTCAGCCATTCGGTGGTGCCTGGGGTGGCGGGCGCGTATATGCTGGGCCTGCCCTTTGCGCTGGGTGCCTTTCTGGCCGGTGGGCTGGCGGCAGGCTCGATGCTGTTTCTCAGCGGCCGATCCGGGTTGAAGATCGATGTCATCATCGGCATCATCTTCACCTCCTTTTTCGGACTTGGGCTGTTCATGGTTTCCATCAACCCGATGGCGGTCAGCATCCAGACCATTATCATGGGCAACATTCTGGCCATCACGCCGGAAGATACGCTGCAACTGGCGATTATCGGCTTCGTGTCGCTGGCAGTGCTGCTGGCCAAGTGGAAAGACCTGATGGTCACCTTCTTCGACGAAAACCATGCACGCTCGATCGGCCTGCGGCCCGATCTGCTGAAAGCCGTGTTCTTCATGCTGCTTTCGGCCTCCATCGTTGCCGCGATGATGACTGTCGGCGCATTCTTGGTCATTGCGCTCGTGGTCACGCCGGGCGCGACAGCCTATCTCCTGTCCGACCGGTTTCAGCGCATTATCCTGCTCGCCGTCATCATCGGAACGACAACCAGTTTCGTCGGCGCCTATGCGAGCTTTTTTCTGAATGGCGCTACCGGCGGTGTGATCGTGACGTTGCAGACCATCATCTTTCTCCTCGCCTTCCTGTTGGCGCCGAAGCACGGTCTGCTCGCCTCGCGCCGCAAGGCGGCGGCGGCGCTGGGTGAGCCGGTGCATGACCCGGCTGAGAAAGCCGCATCATGA
- a CDS encoding manganese/iron ABC transporter ATP-binding protein: protein MLQVSPDEINSTAAEGEGILARNVTVTYRNGHTALHDASFAIPKGTITGLVGVNGAGKSTLFKAIMGFVPAARGEIRLLGRTVREALRENLVAYVPQSEEVDWAFPVLVEDVVMMGRYGHMGFLRRPKQADHEAVDTALSRVGMSEYRHRQIGELSGGQRKRVFLARALAQDGQVILLDEPFTGVDVKTEDQIVALLRELRDEGRVMLVSTHNLGSVPEFCDRTVLVKGTVIASGPTETTFTRDNLERAFGGVLRHFTLGGAELHDDEDPREVSIITDDERPFVHYGTKAHRARKQDDTP from the coding sequence GTGCTGCAAGTCTCTCCGGACGAAATCAACAGCACCGCAGCTGAGGGCGAAGGCATTCTCGCCCGCAATGTGACGGTGACCTATCGCAATGGCCACACAGCGCTCCATGATGCAAGCTTTGCCATCCCCAAGGGCACCATCACCGGGCTGGTGGGCGTCAATGGGGCGGGCAAATCCACGCTGTTCAAGGCGATCATGGGGTTTGTACCCGCCGCACGCGGCGAAATCCGGCTGCTCGGGCGCACGGTGCGTGAAGCCTTGCGCGAAAACCTCGTTGCCTATGTGCCGCAATCCGAAGAAGTCGATTGGGCGTTTCCGGTGCTGGTCGAGGATGTCGTGATGATGGGCCGCTACGGCCATATGGGTTTTTTGCGCCGCCCAAAGCAGGCAGACCATGAGGCCGTCGATACCGCGCTCTCACGCGTTGGCATGTCCGAATATCGGCATCGCCAGATCGGCGAACTGTCCGGTGGCCAGCGCAAGCGTGTGTTCCTGGCCCGTGCGCTGGCACAGGATGGGCAGGTGATCCTGCTGGATGAGCCGTTCACCGGCGTTGATGTCAAAACCGAAGACCAGATCGTTGCCCTGCTGCGGGAGTTGCGCGACGAGGGCCGCGTGATGCTGGTCTCCACGCACAATCTCGGCTCGGTTCCTGAATTCTGCGATCGCACCGTTCTGGTCAAGGGAACAGTTATTGCCTCGGGCCCGACTGAAACCACGTTTACGCGTGATAATCTCGAACGTGCCTTCGGCGGCGTGCTGCGTCATTTCACCCTTGGCGGTGCAGAACTTCACGACGACGAGGACCCGCGCGAGGTCAGCATCATCACCGACGACGAGCGGCCGTTTGTGCATTATGGCACCAAGGCGCACCGCGCGCGCAAACAGGACGACACTCCGTGA
- a CDS encoding metal ABC transporter substrate-binding protein, protein MVLLVSACTDAPENKKFKVVTTFTVLADMAQNVAGDAADVVSITKPGAEIHGYEPTPQDIVRAQDADLILWNGLNLELWFEQFLSNLRNVPSVTLTDGIEPISITEGSYSGKANPHAWMGLDNALIYINNIEAALIQYDPENAAAYVANATQYRAELKATIEPLRAQIAAIPENKRWLVTCEGAFSYLARDFGLKELYLWPINADQIGTPQQVRGVIDGVREHQIPVVFCESTVNTAPAKQVARETGAKYGGDLYVDSLSEANGPVPTYLDLLKVTSQTVATGLTGDQD, encoded by the coding sequence ATGGTGCTTCTTGTTTCTGCTTGCACTGATGCGCCGGAGAACAAGAAGTTCAAGGTGGTCACAACCTTCACGGTGCTTGCCGACATGGCGCAAAATGTTGCGGGCGATGCCGCAGACGTTGTTTCCATTACCAAGCCGGGCGCAGAGATCCACGGCTATGAGCCAACGCCGCAGGATATTGTGCGGGCGCAGGATGCCGATCTTATCTTGTGGAACGGGCTGAACCTCGAACTCTGGTTCGAGCAGTTCCTGTCCAACCTGCGGAATGTGCCGTCGGTCACATTGACGGACGGGATCGAGCCGATTTCCATCACCGAGGGGTCTTATTCCGGCAAGGCCAATCCACATGCATGGATGGGGCTCGACAATGCGCTGATCTACATCAACAACATCGAGGCAGCGTTGATCCAATACGACCCCGAAAATGCCGCTGCCTATGTGGCCAATGCGACGCAATACCGGGCCGAACTCAAGGCCACGATAGAACCACTGCGCGCGCAGATCGCCGCCATTCCCGAAAACAAAAGATGGCTGGTCACCTGCGAAGGCGCGTTCAGCTATCTGGCGCGCGATTTCGGCCTGAAGGAGCTTTATCTGTGGCCCATCAACGCCGACCAGATTGGCACGCCGCAACAGGTGCGCGGCGTCATTGATGGCGTTCGCGAACACCAGATTCCCGTGGTGTTTTGCGAAAGCACCGTCAATACCGCACCCGCCAAGCAGGTGGCACGCGAGACGGGCGCCAAATATGGCGGCGATCTCTATGTCGACAGCCTGAGCGAGGCCAACGGGCCTGTGCCAACCTATCTCGATCTCTTGAAAGTTACCTCGCAGACTGTCGCAACCGGATTGACCGGCGACCAGGACTGA
- a CDS encoding adenylate/guanylate cyclase domain-containing protein — MTVMQTSEEAARLVEAARGLNERRKTRLGALMVRAEREGARLQFYAGSAALLSIAVFFALFSKWDAALAFIIGALLLFFALGLFSYRRVKEGNSPWWLPFLVGALNIILLTFLIAGDNPYAGQALPAAMDLRGGGYAFLLIFVCLSALTLAPKLTLWLGVVATASWGMAIVYVVMQPNTILGNIRRTDLTNQEKLQLYLDPNFADMIELSAHLLVLMIITGILYVVVTRSRKLVDDYAAAERARINLARHFSPNVVDDLSTADEPFGPVRRQDVAILFADIVGFTTYSEDHSAEEVFELLREFHRRMEQVVFDHAGTVDNYIGDCIMATFGVPSSTHDDATRALRCAEAMAQAVRQWNVRREQHGYVPVDVRIGCQYGPVVVGAVGSERSLSIAVVGDAVNVASRLQALCREVDAAICFGAALIEAVRRESGAMALGGLEDHGLTPLRGRDELVDVWVLRRS, encoded by the coding sequence ATGACGGTTATGCAGACGAGTGAAGAGGCCGCGCGTCTGGTAGAGGCTGCACGCGGATTGAATGAACGGCGCAAGACACGGCTTGGCGCGCTGATGGTGCGGGCCGAGCGGGAGGGTGCGCGGCTGCAATTCTATGCGGGATCGGCGGCGTTGCTTTCCATCGCGGTGTTTTTCGCCCTGTTCAGCAAATGGGACGCAGCTCTCGCCTTCATTATCGGGGCACTGCTGCTGTTTTTCGCGCTCGGACTGTTTTCCTACCGACGGGTGAAAGAGGGCAACAGCCCATGGTGGCTGCCGTTTCTGGTCGGCGCGCTGAACATCATTTTGCTCACCTTCCTGATCGCGGGCGACAATCCTTATGCTGGCCAGGCGCTGCCGGCGGCGATGGACCTGCGCGGTGGCGGCTACGCATTCCTGCTGATCTTCGTCTGCCTGAGCGCGCTCACGCTGGCGCCGAAACTCACCCTCTGGCTCGGCGTGGTGGCGACGGCATCGTGGGGCATGGCAATCGTCTATGTCGTCATGCAGCCCAACACGATTTTGGGCAATATCCGGCGCACGGACCTGACCAACCAGGAAAAGCTGCAGCTCTACCTCGATCCCAATTTTGCCGACATGATCGAGCTGTCGGCGCACCTTCTGGTGCTGATGATTATCACCGGCATCCTTTATGTGGTGGTCACACGCTCGCGCAAACTGGTCGACGACTATGCCGCCGCCGAGCGGGCGCGCATCAATCTCGCACGCCACTTTTCGCCCAATGTGGTCGATGACCTGTCCACCGCAGACGAGCCGTTTGGTCCGGTGCGCAGGCAGGATGTGGCGATCCTGTTCGCCGATATTGTTGGCTTCACCACCTATTCCGAAGACCATTCGGCAGAGGAGGTGTTCGAGCTGCTGCGCGAGTTCCATCGGCGCATGGAGCAGGTGGTGTTCGACCATGCCGGCACGGTCGACAACTACATCGGCGACTGCATCATGGCGACCTTCGGGGTGCCAAGTTCAACGCATGATGATGCCACCCGTGCGCTTCGCTGCGCCGAGGCGATGGCGCAAGCGGTGCGCCAGTGGAACGTGCGTCGCGAGCAGCATGGATACGTGCCCGTCGATGTGCGCATCGGCTGTCAATACGGGCCGGTGGTGGTTGGTGCCGTGGGCTCAGAGCGAAGCCTTTCCATCGCGGTGGTGGGCGATGCCGTCAACGTGGCGAGCCGCCTGCAGGCGCTCTGCCGCGAGGTGGATGCCGCTATCTGCTTTGGCGCGGCGCTGATCGAAGCGGTGCGGCGCGAAAGCGGCGCCATGGCGCTGGGCGGACTTGAAGACCACGGCCTGACCCCGCTGCGCGGGCGCGACGAGCTGGTGGATGTGTGGGTGCTGCGGCGGAGTTAG
- a CDS encoding BMP family protein, with the protein MSRFPNITRRAILKAGIAGAALAALPAFTTRLFAAEPLKVAAIYTVPVEQQWVSRIHKAANAAKERGDIEYVYSENTANNDYERVMREYCEAGHKLIIGEVFGVEDAARTVAKDYPNVAFLMGSSFKPDDAVPNFAVFDNYIQDASYLSGIIAGAMTKSKNIGMVGGYPIPEVNRLMHAFMAGVKESAPDAKFQVAFIGSWFDPPKAKETAFAQIDGGADLLYAERFGVSDAAKEKGVLAVGNVIDTQADYPETVVASALWHFEPTLDKALAEVKAGTFKAADYGAYSFMKEGGCSLAPLGTFEGKVPAEIMAKVAEKEKAIKDGSFTVEINDAEPKSS; encoded by the coding sequence ATGTCCAGATTTCCAAACATCACACGTCGCGCGATCCTCAAAGCCGGCATTGCCGGTGCCGCACTTGCGGCGCTGCCGGCCTTCACCACACGGCTATTCGCCGCCGAGCCATTGAAGGTGGCGGCTATCTACACGGTTCCGGTCGAGCAGCAATGGGTCAGCCGCATCCACAAGGCGGCCAACGCTGCGAAGGAACGCGGTGATATTGAATATGTCTATTCTGAAAACACCGCCAACAACGATTATGAGCGCGTCATGCGCGAATACTGCGAAGCCGGCCACAAGCTCATCATCGGCGAGGTATTCGGGGTGGAAGATGCCGCGCGAACCGTGGCCAAGGATTATCCAAACGTCGCCTTCCTGATGGGATCGAGCTTCAAGCCTGACGATGCGGTGCCAAACTTCGCCGTGTTCGACAATTATATCCAGGACGCCTCCTACCTGTCAGGCATCATCGCCGGCGCGATGACCAAGTCGAAAAACATCGGCATGGTCGGCGGCTATCCGATCCCCGAGGTGAACCGGCTGATGCATGCCTTCATGGCAGGCGTGAAGGAAAGCGCGCCCGACGCGAAGTTCCAGGTCGCCTTCATCGGCTCGTGGTTCGATCCGCCCAAGGCGAAGGAAACCGCGTTTGCCCAGATCGATGGCGGCGCCGACCTGCTCTACGCCGAACGCTTCGGTGTCTCCGATGCCGCCAAGGAAAAAGGCGTTTTGGCGGTCGGCAATGTGATCGACACGCAGGCCGACTATCCCGAGACCGTGGTGGCTTCGGCGCTCTGGCATTTCGAGCCGACGCTCGACAAGGCGCTGGCCGAGGTCAAGGCCGGCACGTTCAAGGCGGCAGATTACGGCGCCTACTCCTTCATGAAGGAAGGCGGCTGCTCGCTGGCACCACTCGGCACCTTCGAAGGCAAGGTCCCGGCCGAAATCATGGCCAAGGTCGCTGAAAAGGAAAAGGCGATCAAAGACGGCTCCTTCACTGTCGAGATCAACGACGCCGAGCCGAAATCGAGCTGA
- a CDS encoding ABC transporter ATP-binding protein, with product MQRETVLRLDGITKRFGPLVANHAISFDLARGEVVALLGENGAGKTTLMNILFGHYVADAGAIEAFGQRLSPGDPRAALNAGIGMVHQHFTLADSMSVLENITLGTQSLWRPRLDRAAARARIGALGRDFGLAVDPDAPVAALSVGERQRVEILKALYRDARILILDEPTAVLTPAESEALFATLKKLVAGGLSVIFISHKLHEVMAVSDRVLVLRAGQLAGERITAETDRHQLAALMVGREVEQPNVAPAKPGSVLFELNNVSTGTAGGVPLKGVSLALHAGEIVGLAGVSGNGQAALASLMAGTQTPALGEMLVEGRSISPWSPLAALGAGIARVPEDRHAVGTIGDMSVTENVVLEAYRSPRFSRNGFLDWKAARRFAAGLIHAYDVKCPSPEARIRLLSGGNMQKLILGRALDPEPKIILVNQPARGLDVGAVAYVHGKLLEARDRGAAILLISEDLDEILALSDRIVVISGGRLSAPSARGERTINEIGALMAGHGAEHAA from the coding sequence TTGCAGCGCGAAACAGTCCTGCGCCTTGATGGCATCACCAAGCGCTTCGGCCCGCTTGTCGCCAATCATGCGATCAGCTTCGACCTCGCGCGCGGCGAAGTCGTCGCGTTGCTGGGCGAAAACGGGGCCGGCAAGACGACGCTGATGAACATCCTGTTCGGTCATTATGTCGCCGATGCAGGAGCCATCGAGGCGTTTGGCCAAAGGCTCTCGCCGGGCGACCCGCGCGCCGCCCTCAATGCCGGCATCGGCATGGTGCATCAGCATTTCACCCTCGCCGACAGCATGAGCGTGCTGGAAAACATCACGCTTGGTACGCAGAGCCTGTGGCGCCCGCGCCTCGACCGCGCTGCTGCCCGCGCCCGCATTGGCGCGCTCGGGCGCGATTTCGGCCTCGCCGTCGACCCCGATGCTCCTGTCGCCGCACTCTCTGTCGGCGAGCGCCAGCGCGTCGAGATTCTGAAGGCGCTGTACCGCGATGCCCGCATCCTGATCCTCGATGAACCCACGGCGGTTCTGACGCCAGCCGAAAGCGAGGCGCTTTTTGCGACGCTGAAAAAGCTGGTCGCGGGCGGCCTGTCGGTCATCTTCATCTCTCATAAGCTGCATGAGGTGATGGCCGTCAGCGACCGCGTGCTGGTGCTGCGCGCTGGCCAGTTGGCCGGCGAGCGCATCACCGCCGAGACTGATCGCCACCAGCTTGCCGCGCTAATGGTCGGCCGCGAAGTCGAGCAACCGAATGTGGCGCCGGCAAAGCCCGGAAGTGTGCTGTTCGAACTGAACAACGTCTCGACCGGCACGGCAGGGGGCGTTCCGCTCAAGGGTGTCTCACTGGCGCTTCATGCGGGCGAGATCGTCGGGCTTGCAGGTGTGTCGGGCAATGGACAGGCAGCGCTTGCCAGCCTGATGGCCGGTACGCAAACGCCTGCTTTGGGCGAGATGCTTGTCGAGGGCCGGTCCATCAGCCCATGGTCGCCGCTGGCCGCCCTTGGCGCCGGCATTGCCCGGGTGCCCGAAGACCGCCATGCGGTCGGCACGATCGGCGACATGAGCGTCACCGAAAACGTTGTGCTGGAGGCCTATCGCAGCCCACGCTTCAGCCGCAACGGATTTCTTGACTGGAAGGCAGCGCGCAGATTCGCCGCCGGCCTGATCCATGCCTACGATGTCAAATGCCCCTCGCCGGAAGCGCGCATCCGCTTGCTGTCGGGCGGTAACATGCAAAAGCTTATTCTTGGCCGCGCGCTCGATCCCGAGCCCAAGATCATCTTGGTCAATCAGCCAGCACGCGGGCTCGACGTGGGCGCAGTCGCCTATGTGCATGGCAAGCTTCTGGAGGCACGCGACCGGGGTGCGGCGATCCTCCTGATTTCGGAGGACCTCGACGAAATCCTCGCTTTGTCAGACCGCATCGTGGTGATCTCGGGCGGGCGTTTGTCCGCTCCCTCAGCGCGCGGAGAACGCACTATCAACGAGATCGGTGCGCTGATGGCAGGCCACGGCGCGGAGCATGCTGCATGA
- a CDS encoding ABC transporter permease — protein sequence MRLEPKPTPSAVATLAYPLAALLVTGLVASLLALAAGASPLSVFYLVFKGAAGSQFALLETLTRATPLIFTGLAIAVAFRAKLWNIGAEAQLYAGAVITVVLGAGALPLPAFLLLPLIMIAAMAAGALLLLGPAVLKTRFGVDEVVTTLLLNFIMLLLVSMLLEGPLKDPMGMGWPQSTKVIADAQLPRIIAGKRLHYGFVLALAAAVLVWVVMKKMVLGFEMRAVGHNPQAAAFAGIPVNRVLMKTALLSGGLAALAGFSEVAGLKGNLTLDLSPGYGYSGIVVAMLAMLNPAGVVVAAIFVAGIFVGADAMSRSAGVPSYIADVMVATALLSMVTALLFSRFRLRWR from the coding sequence ATGCGGCTTGAGCCCAAACCGACGCCGTCGGCCGTTGCGACGCTGGCCTATCCTCTGGCGGCGCTGCTTGTTACTGGATTGGTCGCCTCGCTTCTGGCGCTGGCTGCGGGCGCCTCGCCGCTCTCGGTTTTCTATCTGGTGTTCAAGGGTGCTGCCGGCTCCCAGTTTGCACTCCTTGAGACGCTGACGCGCGCAACCCCGCTGATCTTCACCGGACTTGCTATCGCGGTCGCCTTCCGCGCCAAACTCTGGAATATCGGTGCGGAGGCGCAGCTTTATGCCGGTGCGGTAATTACGGTGGTGCTGGGCGCCGGCGCGCTGCCGCTGCCTGCCTTCCTGCTCCTGCCGCTGATTATGATCGCGGCGATGGCGGCCGGCGCGCTTTTGCTTCTGGGACCTGCGGTTCTCAAAACGCGCTTCGGCGTCGACGAGGTGGTGACAACGCTTTTGCTGAATTTCATCATGCTGCTGTTAGTTTCCATGTTGCTCGAGGGGCCATTGAAAGACCCGATGGGCATGGGCTGGCCGCAATCGACCAAAGTGATCGCCGATGCCCAATTGCCGCGCATCATCGCCGGCAAGCGGCTGCATTACGGCTTTGTGCTGGCGCTCGCTGCCGCAGTCCTGGTCTGGGTGGTGATGAAAAAGATGGTTCTTGGCTTCGAAATGCGCGCGGTTGGCCATAACCCTCAGGCGGCTGCCTTTGCCGGCATTCCCGTCAACCGCGTCTTGATGAAGACGGCGCTGCTTTCAGGCGGCCTGGCAGCGCTGGCCGGGTTTTCCGAAGTTGCCGGATTGAAAGGCAACCTCACCCTCGACCTCTCGCCGGGCTATGGCTATTCAGGCATCGTGGTGGCGATGCTGGCCATGCTGAACCCTGCCGGCGTGGTGGTGGCAGCCATCTTCGTGGCCGGTATTTTTGTCGGCGCCGACGCGATGAGCCGTTCAGCTGGTGTGCCGAGCTACATTGCAGATGTCATGGTCGCGACCGCGCTGTTGTCGATGGTGACGGCGCTGTTGTTTTCCCGCTTCAGGTTGAGGTGGCGGTGA
- a CDS encoding ABC transporter permease has protein sequence MEVFDILLTASFWAAVIRIASPLIFATLGELICERAGVLNLGIEGIMTVGAFAGWFTVYSGGDLWTGVAVAALAGAAFGLVHATLTVPLGLSQHVVGIGITLLAISLTSFTYRLALPEVTSPPKIEPFQPLAIPGLSNIPVLGEAVFTQTPLTYLAFVAVVLVTWVLYRTPLGLAVRAVGENPAAAEAQGISATAIRMGAVVTGSALMAIGGAFLTMSAFNSFFFGMINGRGWICIALVVFGSWRPGKALLGALLFAAFDAYQVRLQQLSGGVVPYQLFLMMPYVLSIAALVLVSRRASYPKALMVPYQKGER, from the coding sequence ATGGAAGTCTTCGACATCCTGCTTACCGCCTCATTCTGGGCTGCCGTTATTCGCATTGCCTCGCCGCTGATCTTTGCCACGCTTGGCGAACTGATCTGCGAGCGCGCCGGGGTGCTGAACCTTGGCATCGAGGGCATTATGACGGTTGGCGCGTTTGCCGGCTGGTTCACTGTCTATTCGGGCGGCGATCTGTGGACCGGTGTGGCAGTGGCAGCACTTGCCGGCGCTGCCTTCGGCCTTGTCCACGCAACGCTTACCGTGCCGCTTGGTCTGTCGCAGCATGTGGTGGGAATTGGCATCACGCTTCTGGCCATCAGCCTGACTTCCTTCACATACCGGCTGGCGCTTCCGGAAGTGACCTCGCCGCCCAAGATCGAGCCGTTCCAGCCGCTGGCGATTCCCGGCCTGTCCAACATCCCCGTGCTGGGCGAGGCGGTGTTTACCCAGACGCCGCTGACCTATCTGGCCTTTGTCGCGGTGGTCCTCGTCACCTGGGTACTTTACCGCACGCCGCTTGGGCTGGCTGTGCGCGCCGTTGGCGAAAACCCCGCAGCGGCGGAAGCACAGGGAATTAGCGCCACCGCCATTCGCATGGGTGCGGTGGTGACCGGCAGTGCGCTGATGGCGATCGGCGGTGCCTTCTTGACCATGTCTGCGTTCAACTCCTTCTTCTTCGGCATGATCAATGGCCGTGGCTGGATCTGCATTGCGCTGGTTGTGTTTGGTTCCTGGCGACCGGGCAAGGCGCTGCTCGGCGCGCTTTTGTTTGCCGCCTTCGATGCCTATCAGGTGCGCCTGCAACAACTCTCTGGCGGCGTGGTGCCCTACCAGCTGTTCCTGATGATGCCCTATGTGCTTTCCATCGCCGCGCTGGTTCTGGTATCGCGGCGCGCAAGTTATCCAAAGGCGCTGATGGTGCCGTATCAAAAGGGCGAACGATGA